Proteins encoded in a region of the Oceanispirochaeta sp. genome:
- a CDS encoding ABC-F family ATP-binding cassette domain-containing protein: protein MITASNITLSFGKRFLFKEVNIKFTPGNCYGLIGANGSGKSTFLKILSGEIDQDSGDVIIPPGERLAVLAQDHYAFNEHSVLNTVIMGHKKLHEVMVEKDNIYLKEDFSDADGMRASILEGDFADLNGWEAESEAATLLAGLGVTEEMHSKLMKDVDDTLKVRILLAQAIFGNPDILLLDEPTNHLDIESIRWLENFLYGFKNTVIVVSHDRHFLNKVCTHIADIDYNQIQIYAGNYMFWQQASQLSANQRKDQAKKQEAKADELKAFIQRFSANASKSKQATSRKKELDKLEINELPKTSRRFPYVGFEPDREPGTIILELKNISKTVDGETLFKNWDLTVDNGDKIGFVGPNNQAKSAFMEIIMGNLKPDTGDFNWGVTTSQSYFPKDNTGFFDTDENMTEWLRKYSEEQDDSYVRGFLGRMLFSGDESLKKVKVLSGGEKVRCMLSRMMLSKSNVIVLDDPTAHLDLESITSLNDGLIKFNGIVIFSSHDHQFINTVANRIIEFTPGGVIDRKMTFEDYLDSDDVRAMRDRMYGGKHERMTI, encoded by the coding sequence TTGATAACGGCAAGTAATATAACTCTCTCTTTCGGTAAGAGATTTCTGTTCAAGGAAGTGAATATAAAATTCACTCCCGGAAACTGCTATGGTCTTATCGGTGCCAATGGTTCCGGAAAATCAACATTTCTAAAAATTCTGTCTGGTGAAATAGATCAGGATTCAGGAGATGTGATTATTCCTCCGGGAGAACGACTTGCTGTTCTTGCACAGGATCATTACGCATTCAATGAACATTCAGTCTTAAACACAGTCATCATGGGACACAAGAAGCTGCATGAGGTGATGGTGGAAAAAGATAATATATATTTGAAAGAAGATTTCTCCGATGCCGATGGTATGAGAGCCTCCATACTGGAAGGTGATTTTGCTGATCTGAATGGATGGGAAGCCGAAAGTGAGGCGGCCACTCTTTTGGCTGGTCTGGGTGTAACAGAAGAGATGCATTCAAAACTGATGAAGGATGTGGATGATACACTCAAGGTCCGAATCCTCTTAGCCCAGGCAATCTTCGGAAATCCTGATATTCTCCTCTTGGATGAGCCAACCAACCACCTGGATATAGAATCCATCCGCTGGCTGGAAAACTTTCTCTATGGTTTCAAGAATACGGTCATTGTGGTTTCCCATGACAGGCACTTCCTCAATAAGGTCTGTACTCATATCGCCGACATTGATTATAACCAGATTCAGATCTATGCCGGAAACTATATGTTCTGGCAGCAGGCTAGTCAGTTATCTGCAAATCAGCGTAAGGATCAGGCTAAAAAACAGGAAGCCAAAGCGGATGAACTGAAAGCATTTATCCAGAGGTTTTCAGCGAATGCCTCAAAATCCAAACAAGCCACTTCCCGTAAAAAAGAACTGGATAAACTGGAAATAAACGAACTGCCTAAAACTTCAAGGCGTTTCCCTTATGTCGGTTTTGAACCAGACCGGGAGCCGGGTACAATCATTCTGGAATTAAAAAATATCAGTAAGACCGTTGATGGCGAGACACTTTTCAAGAATTGGGATCTCACCGTTGATAATGGAGACAAAATCGGTTTTGTCGGCCCTAATAACCAGGCGAAATCAGCCTTTATGGAAATTATAATGGGCAATCTGAAACCTGATACAGGTGATTTTAATTGGGGTGTCACCACTTCTCAATCATATTTCCCTAAAGATAATACCGGTTTTTTTGATACTGATGAAAATATGACTGAATGGCTCCGTAAGTATTCGGAGGAACAGGATGATTCTTATGTCAGAGGATTTCTGGGAAGGATGCTTTTTTCCGGTGATGAATCACTTAAAAAAGTGAAGGTTCTTTCGGGAGGTGAAAAAGTCCGCTGTATGCTTTCAAGAATGATGCTCAGTAAATCCAATGTCATTGTCCTGGATGATCCCACGGCTCACCTGGACCTTGAATCCATTACATCCCTCAATGACGGACTGATTAAATTCAATGGCATTGTTATATTCAGCAGCCATGACCATCAGTTTATCAATACGGTAGCCAACAGAATTATCGAGTTTACTCCCGGTGGAGTCATTGACCGTAAAATGACTTTTGAAGATTACCTTGACAGTGATGATGTCAGGGCAATGAGAGATCGGATGTATGGTGGTAAGCATGAAAGGATGACAATCTAA
- a CDS encoding ABC transporter permease has translation MKQFRAMVKARTMEFVRDKGTFYWNILFPLVLVFGFSFAFSSGNNTLFKIGLIGPVPTEQEFNFLGISQIEFIEYDMDHSEQEDLIKKVRHHQLDMIIDFEQNAYYINKEGENAEVLQLLASLNPESGLSLNNFKREELTGKAIRYVDWLVPGVIGMNMLFSCLFGVGFVIVRYRKNGVLKRLKATPVTSLNFILAQMASRFLIVLTTSVVVFAGTNIFLRFMMLGSYLNLILITALAIFCMIALGLVFAARIKSEELASGLMNLVTFPMIILSGVFFSLEGSPEILQKISKLLPLTHFIDGARKIMLEGAGIVVIAPQLLILTGMTLLFLAIAALTFKWD, from the coding sequence ATGAAACAATTCAGAGCCATGGTTAAGGCCAGAACAATGGAATTTGTCAGAGATAAAGGGACATTTTACTGGAATATTCTTTTTCCTCTGGTCCTTGTCTTTGGTTTTTCCTTTGCCTTTTCATCAGGAAACAATACTCTCTTCAAGATCGGTTTGATCGGTCCTGTTCCTACAGAACAGGAATTTAACTTTTTAGGCATCAGTCAGATTGAATTTATAGAATATGACATGGATCATTCTGAACAGGAAGATCTGATCAAAAAAGTAAGGCATCATCAACTGGATATGATAATAGACTTTGAACAGAATGCTTATTATATAAATAAAGAGGGAGAAAATGCAGAGGTTCTCCAACTCTTAGCGTCCTTGAACCCGGAGTCAGGTCTCAGTCTGAATAATTTTAAGCGGGAAGAACTGACAGGCAAGGCGATTCGCTATGTGGATTGGCTGGTTCCCGGAGTCATTGGAATGAATATGCTTTTCAGCTGCCTCTTCGGAGTGGGATTCGTCATTGTCCGCTATAGAAAAAATGGCGTTTTAAAAAGACTAAAGGCTACTCCTGTCACTTCTCTTAATTTTATTTTGGCCCAGATGGCATCCCGCTTTTTGATTGTTCTAACGACATCGGTCGTTGTTTTTGCAGGGACCAATATTTTTCTCCGCTTTATGATGTTAGGATCCTACTTGAATCTGATTCTGATAACAGCCCTTGCCATCTTCTGTATGATCGCCCTGGGACTTGTATTTGCAGCAAGAATCAAGAGTGAAGAACTGGCAAGCGGACTGATGAACCTTGTAACATTTCCCATGATAATCTTATCTGGAGTCTTTTTCTCCCTGGAAGGATCACCTGAGATCCTTCAAAAGATTTCCAAGCTCCTCCCGTTGACTCATTTTATTGATGGGGCTCGAAAAATCATGCTGGAGGGAGCTGGAATTGTCGTCATTGCACCTCAATTGCTGATTCTCACAGGAATGACACTGCTCTTCCTGGCCATTGCCGCCTTGACTTTTAAATGGGATTGA
- a CDS encoding ABC transporter ATP-binding protein, translating into MMNDILKVVNLKKSYASVEAVKGIDLSIRQGSCFGLLGPNGAGKTTSIEIMEGIIPPDSGEILFRGKPIDKHFKQKVGIQFQSTSLPEFITVKETLELFRSFYPAPREMDDLIEICSLQDILDRDNRKLSGGQRQRMLLALAIIPRPEIVFLDEPTTGLDPQARRNFWDLIENIKKENATVLLTTHYMDEAQRLCDTIAIMDKGIILECAPPEELLDKHFEGVLVRVPHHGKISGTLPEGGIIVGDNLEIQTIVLDETLKDLQKCSWNLMGLSIHKPNLEDLFIKLTGSSLRS; encoded by the coding sequence ATGATGAATGATATTCTAAAAGTAGTTAATCTTAAAAAAAGCTATGCTTCTGTTGAGGCTGTCAAAGGAATTGATCTTTCAATCCGCCAGGGCAGTTGTTTTGGTCTATTAGGACCCAATGGGGCCGGAAAAACGACCAGCATAGAGATAATGGAAGGGATCATCCCTCCTGACAGTGGTGAAATACTATTCCGGGGAAAACCAATTGACAAGCATTTCAAACAAAAGGTGGGGATACAGTTTCAAAGTACATCCCTTCCTGAGTTTATAACCGTCAAGGAAACACTGGAACTTTTTAGAAGTTTTTATCCTGCTCCCCGGGAAATGGATGATTTGATTGAGATCTGTTCACTCCAGGATATTCTGGACAGAGACAACAGAAAACTATCCGGAGGCCAGCGACAGCGGATGCTCCTGGCCCTGGCCATCATTCCCCGACCGGAAATAGTCTTTTTAGATGAACCCACAACTGGTCTGGATCCTCAAGCCCGGCGGAACTTCTGGGATTTAATCGAAAATATCAAAAAAGAAAATGCAACAGTCCTGCTGACGACTCACTACATGGATGAAGCTCAAAGGCTATGCGATACAATCGCCATCATGGACAAAGGGATCATACTGGAATGTGCACCACCCGAAGAGTTATTGGATAAACACTTTGAAGGAGTTCTTGTCAGAGTCCCCCACCACGGAAAAATCTCTGGAACTTTACCGGAAGGCGGTATTATAGTCGGGGATAATCTTGAAATTCAGACGATTGTACTGGACGAAACACTCAAAGATCTTCAGAAATGCTCCTGGAACCTTATGGGACTGTCTATACACAAACCTAATCTGGAAGACCTGTTTATTAAACTGACAGGTTCGTCCCTACGCAGCTGA